A window from Streptomyces sp. NBC_00299 encodes these proteins:
- a CDS encoding amidohydrolase, translating to MSERSAEPKTVLLRRGEVHSPADPFATAMVVERGQVAWVGSEGAADAFADGVDEVVDLDGALVTPAFTDAHVHTTATGLALTGLDLSGAPSLEAALALVRDFAAARPNDRVLLGHGWDASRWAGGRPPTRAELDAATGGRPLYLSRIDVHSAVVTTALLDLTPGDVGAADAPLVAGAHHAVRATALGAITPAQRIEAQRAALAHATSLGIGTVHECAGPDISSEDDFTGLLRLAAEEVGPRVVGYWAEQDVDKARELGAIGAAGDLFVDGALGSHTACLHQPYADAAHTGTAYLDATAVAVHVAACTEAGLQAGFHAIGDAAVTAVVEGVRAAAEKLGLARIRAARHRVEHAEMLSPDTIAAFAELGLTASVQPAFDALWGGEEGMYAQRLGAERARSLNPFAALLRAGVPLAFGSDSPVTPLDPWGTVRAAAFHHTPEHQVSVRAAFTAHTRGGWRAVGRDDAGVLVPGAPADYAVWRTDELVVQAPDDRVARWSTDPRSGTPGLPDLTPGRELPTCLSTVVGGRTVFVRPGE from the coding sequence ATGAGTGAGCGCAGCGCCGAACCGAAGACCGTCCTTCTCCGCCGCGGAGAAGTCCACAGCCCCGCCGACCCCTTCGCCACCGCGATGGTCGTCGAGCGCGGGCAGGTCGCCTGGGTCGGCTCCGAGGGTGCCGCCGATGCCTTCGCGGACGGCGTGGACGAGGTCGTCGATCTGGACGGTGCTCTGGTCACGCCCGCGTTCACCGATGCGCATGTGCACACCACCGCCACGGGCCTCGCCCTCACCGGCCTCGACCTGTCCGGCGCTCCCTCCCTGGAGGCGGCGCTCGCCCTCGTACGGGACTTCGCCGCAGCCCGTCCGAACGACCGCGTCCTGCTCGGTCACGGCTGGGACGCCTCGCGCTGGGCCGGCGGCCGGCCGCCGACGCGTGCCGAGCTCGACGCGGCCACCGGTGGCCGCCCCCTGTACCTCTCACGCATCGACGTCCACTCGGCGGTCGTCACCACGGCCCTGCTGGACCTGACGCCCGGCGACGTCGGCGCGGCGGACGCCCCGCTCGTGGCCGGCGCCCATCACGCCGTACGCGCCACCGCGCTGGGCGCCATCACCCCCGCCCAGCGCATCGAGGCCCAGCGCGCAGCCCTCGCCCACGCCACCTCCCTCGGCATCGGCACCGTCCACGAGTGCGCCGGGCCGGACATCTCCTCCGAGGACGACTTCACCGGGCTGCTCCGGCTCGCCGCCGAAGAAGTCGGACCGCGGGTCGTCGGCTACTGGGCGGAGCAGGACGTCGACAAGGCGCGCGAGCTGGGCGCGATCGGCGCGGCCGGTGACCTGTTCGTCGACGGCGCCCTCGGCTCCCACACCGCCTGTCTGCACCAGCCGTACGCCGACGCCGCCCACACCGGCACCGCCTACCTGGACGCGACCGCCGTCGCCGTCCACGTCGCCGCCTGCACCGAGGCCGGCCTCCAGGCGGGCTTCCACGCGATTGGCGACGCCGCCGTGACCGCGGTCGTCGAGGGCGTCCGCGCCGCAGCCGAGAAGCTCGGGCTCGCCCGCATCCGCGCCGCCCGCCACCGCGTCGAGCACGCCGAGATGCTCAGCCCCGACACCATCGCGGCCTTCGCCGAGCTGGGCCTGACCGCCTCGGTGCAGCCCGCCTTCGATGCGCTGTGGGGCGGCGAGGAGGGCATGTACGCCCAGCGCCTGGGCGCCGAACGCGCCCGCTCACTGAACCCCTTCGCGGCCCTGCTGCGCGCCGGCGTACCCCTCGCCTTCGGCTCCGACAGCCCCGTCACGCCCCTCGACCCCTGGGGCACGGTCCGCGCCGCCGCGTTCCATCACACGCCCGAGCACCAGGTGTCCGTGCGCGCCGCGTTCACGGCGCACACGCGCGGCGGCTGGCGGGCGGTCGGGCGCGACGACGCGGGGGTCCTGGTGCCGGGCGCCCCCGCCGACTACGCCGTGTGGCGCACCGACGAACTGGTGGTCCAGGCCCCCGACGACCGGGTCGCGCGCTGGTCCACCGACCCCCGCTCCGGCACCCCCGGCCTGCCCGACCTGACCCCCGGCCGGGAACTCCCCACCTGCCTGAGCACGGTTGTGGGCGGACGCACGGTCTTCGTACGGCCGGGCGAGTGA